From a single Mobula birostris isolate sMobBir1 chromosome 13, sMobBir1.hap1, whole genome shotgun sequence genomic region:
- the LOC140208415 gene encoding NACHT, LRR and PYD domains-containing protein 3-like isoform X2, which translates to MERLEQAIEEGVEGVGFMLMGEDHFTGQEYHSVTELAEKGNRAGASKLLLDLVMEKGSGARRVMWESFVKLHHHLPKLSRILNEIWERGDSQFAYMDTERGLFEVPVHLKDVRRKHMETLRAQTETLRVNTILMREKVKVFQLVDRYAELTVISTVRDRRLVEHELLARGRDHEEWREEHLRRELEKIRTDQLFTRSFLQKFKRSVFGNKTGMSAAVAGVPGIGKTTMVQKIVYDWATGKIYQQFQFVFSFKFRDLNSINCRINLRELILDQYPYFGNSLREVWKNREGLLFIFDGLDEFKHNVDFADGQRDTEPKHQCPDPEWWCEVSDIVYSLIQGKLLPGCSVLVTTRPTALHLLEKADIGVRAEILGFVGEERKEYFFRHFEDQTVAEAVFKHVKENEILYTMSYNPSYCWILALALGPFFTQRVRDPQRVPKTITQLYSYYIYNILKNHGREIENPRDVLLRVGQMAFRGVSAKKIVFTDGDLINYNLQPSQFLSGFLMELLEREDSAQSVVYTFPHLTIQEFVAAVAQFLNPHPGDILKFLTEAHNMTDGRFGVFLRFVAGLSSPITTRGLEEFLGPFPHQTTCRVIDWVKEEVKRQSGNTRSEAGKRSLLNTLHYLFESQNRGLAQAALGSVETLSFSGMTLTPIDCAVLSHAIGLCDTIKQLDLENCHIQCEGIQRLGPGLHKCQELRLGENKLGDSGVKMVSAALRNLDCKIQTLGLDKVGLTDSGAEDLACALSTNPSLTELNLGFNKLGDSGVKLVSAALRNPECKIQKLWLGGVCLKDSGAEDLVSALSTNPSLTELDLGFNKLGDSGVKLVSAALRNPECKIQKLWLDSVGLTDSGAEDLASALSTNSSLTELELGLNSLTDRSVPALRRLILTLPSLEWIWLGNNEFSETGEKELRSLQEPRPGLTVTVGTSECVNIPARGMGSFWPIPRPPL; encoded by the exons AGCGTGACTGAGCTGGCGGAGAAGGGAAACCGAGCGGGCGCTTCCAAACTCCTCCTGGATCTGGTGATGGAGAAGGGCTCCGGGgcccggagggtgatgtgggaatcctttgtgaAACTACACCACCATTTACCGAAGCTGAGCAGAATATTGAATGAAATATGGGAACGTG GTGACAGCCAGTTCGCCTACATGGACACTGAGCGGGGTTTATTTGAAGTGCCGGTGCATCTGAAGG ATGTTCGAAGGAAACACAtggagactctgcgggcacaaactgaaacactgagagtgaacaccatcctgatgagggagaaggtgaaggttttccagctggttgatcgatacgctgagctcacggtcatttctactgtccgagatcggagactggtggaacatgagctgctggcaagaggcagagaccacgaggagtggagagaggaacatcTCCGCAGAGAGCTGGAAAAAATCCGGACTGATCAATTATTTACGAGGAGTTTTCTGCAAAAATTTAAAAGATCTGTCTTTGGAAACAAAACAGGCATGTCcgcagcagtggccggagtcccgggaatcgggaaaacaacaatggtgcaaaagattgtttatgactgggccacggggaaaatataccaacaattccagtttgtcttcagtttcaaattccgagatttaaactccattaactgcagaataaacctgagggaactgattctggatcagtatccttactttgggaattccctgagagaggtctggaagaaccgGGAGGGATTACTGTTTATATTCGATGGATTGGATGAATTCAAACACAACGTCGACTTTGCTGACGGTCAGAGAGAtacagaacccaagcaccagtgcccagatcccgagtggtggtgtgaggtgtctgacattgtgtacagtttaatccagggcaagctgctcccagggtgttcagtgctggtgaccactcgccccactgcgttacatttattggaaaaggcaGACATCGGTGTccgggctgaaatcctgggatttgttggtgaggaacggaaggaatatttcttcaggcattttgaagatcagacggtggcagaagctgttttcaaacacgtgaaggagaacgagatcctgtacaccatgagctacaacccctcctactgctggatcctcgctctggcactgggccccttcttcacacaaagagtcagggacccgcagcgagttcccaagaccatcacccaactgtactcctactatatttacaacatcctgaaaaaccacggccgtgagattgagaacccccgtgatgtgttactcagggttggtcagatggccttcagaggagtgtccgcgaagaagattgtgtttacagatggagatttaatcaactacaatctgcagccttcccagttcctgtccgggttcctgatggagcttttggagagagaggattctgcccagagcgtggtgtacacattcccacacctcaccatccaagagtttgtagctgcagtcgcacaattcctgaatccacatcccggggatatcctgaaattcctcactgaagcccacaacatgacagatgggcgatttggggtatttctccgttttgttgctggtctctcctcTCCAATTACAACTCGtggcctggaggagtttctgggtccatttcctcatcaaacaacctgccgggtgattgactgggtgaaggaggaggttaaacgccagagtggaaacacaaggagtgaagctggtaaaaggagcctcctgaacacattgcactacctgtttgagtctcagaatcgtggactggctcaggccgcactgggatctgtggaaacactttcattcagtggaatgacactgaccccgattgactgcgcggtcctgtctcatgccatcggactctgtgatacaataaaacagcTCGACCTGGAGAActgccacattcagtgtgaaggaatccagcggctgggacccgggctgcacaagtgccaggAGTTGAG ACTTGGggagaataaactgggagattcaggagtgaaaatggtgtctgcggctctgaggaacctggactgtaaaatacagacactggg TCTGGACAaagtcggtctcacagattctggtgccgaggatctcgcctgcgctctcagtacaaacccatcactgacggagctgaaccTGGGTTTTAATAAActtggagattcaggagtgaaactggtgtctgcggctctaaggaacccggagtgtaaaatacagaaactgtg gctgggcGGTGTTTGTCTTAAAGactctggtgccgaggatctcgtctccgctctcagtacaaacccatcactgacggaacTGGACCTGGGTtttaataaactgggagattcaggagtgaaactggtgtctgcggctctgaggaacccggagtgtaaaatacagaaactgtg gctggacagtgtcggtctcacagattctggtgccgaggatctcgcctccgctctcagtacaaactcatcactgacggagctggagCTGGGATTAAATTCGCTGACAGAccgatctgtccccgctctccgccgcctcatactgaccctcccgagtcTGGAGTGGATCTG GCTGGGGAACAATGAGTTCAGTGAGACCGGGGAGAAGGAACTGAGATCTCTGCAGGAACCCAGACCCGGACTGACAGTGACCGTTGgaacatctgaatgtgtgaaCATCCCCGCCCGCGGGATGGGGTCATTTTGGCCGATTCCCCGCCCTCCCCTTTAA
- the LOC140208415 gene encoding NACHT, LRR and PYD domains-containing protein 3-like isoform X3: MDTDLNSAISVFLSNCEDHQLFQLTRFYMERLEQAIEEGVEGVGFMLMGEDHFTGQEYHSVTELAEKGNRAGASKLLLDLVMEKGSGARRVMWESFVKLHHHLPKLSRILNEIWERGDSQFAYMDTERGLFEVPVHLKDVRRKHMETLRAQTETLRVNTILMREKVKVFQLVDRYAELTVISTVRDRRLVEHELLARGRDHEEWREEHLRRELEKIRTDQLFTRSFLQKFKRSVFGNKTGMSAAVAGVPGIGKTTMVQKIVYDWATGKIYQQFQFVFSFKFRDLNSINCRINLRELILDQYPYFGNSLREVWKNREGLLFIFDGLDEFKHNVDFADGQRDTEPKHQCPDPEWWCEVSDIVYSLIQGKLLPGCSVLVTTRPTALHLLEKADIGVRAEILGFVGEERKEYFFRHFEDQTVAEAVFKHVKENEILYTMSYNPSYCWILALALGPFFTQRVRDPQRVPKTITQLYSYYIYNILKNHGREIENPRDVLLRVGQMAFRGVSAKKIVFTDGDLINYNLQPSQFLSGFLMELLEREDSAQSVVYTFPHLTIQEFVAAVAQFLNPHPGDILKFLTEAHNMTDGRFGVFLRFVAGLSSPITTRGLEEFLGPFPHQTTCRVIDWVKEEVKRQSGNTRSEAGKRSLLNTLHYLFESQNRGLAQAALGSVETLSFSGMTLTPIDCAVLSHAIGLCDTIKQLDLENCHIQCEGIQRLGPGLHKCQELRLGENKLGDSGVKMVSAALRNLDCKIQTLGLDKVGLTDSGAEDLACALSTNPSLTELNLGFNKLGDSGVKLVSAALRNPECKIQKLWLGGVCLKDSGAEDLVSALSTNPSLTELDLGFNKLGDSGVKLVSAALRNPECKIQKLWLDSVGLTDSGAEDLASALSTNSSLTELELGLNSLTDRSVPALRRLILTLPSLEWI, encoded by the exons AGCGTGACTGAGCTGGCGGAGAAGGGAAACCGAGCGGGCGCTTCCAAACTCCTCCTGGATCTGGTGATGGAGAAGGGCTCCGGGgcccggagggtgatgtgggaatcctttgtgaAACTACACCACCATTTACCGAAGCTGAGCAGAATATTGAATGAAATATGGGAACGTG GTGACAGCCAGTTCGCCTACATGGACACTGAGCGGGGTTTATTTGAAGTGCCGGTGCATCTGAAGG ATGTTCGAAGGAAACACAtggagactctgcgggcacaaactgaaacactgagagtgaacaccatcctgatgagggagaaggtgaaggttttccagctggttgatcgatacgctgagctcacggtcatttctactgtccgagatcggagactggtggaacatgagctgctggcaagaggcagagaccacgaggagtggagagaggaacatcTCCGCAGAGAGCTGGAAAAAATCCGGACTGATCAATTATTTACGAGGAGTTTTCTGCAAAAATTTAAAAGATCTGTCTTTGGAAACAAAACAGGCATGTCcgcagcagtggccggagtcccgggaatcgggaaaacaacaatggtgcaaaagattgtttatgactgggccacggggaaaatataccaacaattccagtttgtcttcagtttcaaattccgagatttaaactccattaactgcagaataaacctgagggaactgattctggatcagtatccttactttgggaattccctgagagaggtctggaagaaccgGGAGGGATTACTGTTTATATTCGATGGATTGGATGAATTCAAACACAACGTCGACTTTGCTGACGGTCAGAGAGAtacagaacccaagcaccagtgcccagatcccgagtggtggtgtgaggtgtctgacattgtgtacagtttaatccagggcaagctgctcccagggtgttcagtgctggtgaccactcgccccactgcgttacatttattggaaaaggcaGACATCGGTGTccgggctgaaatcctgggatttgttggtgaggaacggaaggaatatttcttcaggcattttgaagatcagacggtggcagaagctgttttcaaacacgtgaaggagaacgagatcctgtacaccatgagctacaacccctcctactgctggatcctcgctctggcactgggccccttcttcacacaaagagtcagggacccgcagcgagttcccaagaccatcacccaactgtactcctactatatttacaacatcctgaaaaaccacggccgtgagattgagaacccccgtgatgtgttactcagggttggtcagatggccttcagaggagtgtccgcgaagaagattgtgtttacagatggagatttaatcaactacaatctgcagccttcccagttcctgtccgggttcctgatggagcttttggagagagaggattctgcccagagcgtggtgtacacattcccacacctcaccatccaagagtttgtagctgcagtcgcacaattcctgaatccacatcccggggatatcctgaaattcctcactgaagcccacaacatgacagatgggcgatttggggtatttctccgttttgttgctggtctctcctcTCCAATTACAACTCGtggcctggaggagtttctgggtccatttcctcatcaaacaacctgccgggtgattgactgggtgaaggaggaggttaaacgccagagtggaaacacaaggagtgaagctggtaaaaggagcctcctgaacacattgcactacctgtttgagtctcagaatcgtggactggctcaggccgcactgggatctgtggaaacactttcattcagtggaatgacactgaccccgattgactgcgcggtcctgtctcatgccatcggactctgtgatacaataaaacagcTCGACCTGGAGAActgccacattcagtgtgaaggaatccagcggctgggacccgggctgcacaagtgccaggAGTTGAG ACTTGGggagaataaactgggagattcaggagtgaaaatggtgtctgcggctctgaggaacctggactgtaaaatacagacactggg TCTGGACAaagtcggtctcacagattctggtgccgaggatctcgcctgcgctctcagtacaaacccatcactgacggagctgaaccTGGGTTTTAATAAActtggagattcaggagtgaaactggtgtctgcggctctaaggaacccggagtgtaaaatacagaaactgtg gctgggcGGTGTTTGTCTTAAAGactctggtgccgaggatctcgtctccgctctcagtacaaacccatcactgacggaacTGGACCTGGGTtttaataaactgggagattcaggagtgaaactggtgtctgcggctctgaggaacccggagtgtaaaatacagaaactgtg gctggacagtgtcggtctcacagattctggtgccgaggatctcgcctccgctctcagtacaaactcatcactgacggagctggagCTGGGATTAAATTCGCTGACAGAccgatctgtccccgctctccgccgcctcatactgaccctcccgagtcTGGAGTGGATCTG A
- the LOC140208415 gene encoding NACHT, LRR and PYD domains-containing protein 3-like isoform X1 produces the protein MDTDLNSAISVFLSNCEDHQLFQLTRFYMERLEQAIEEGVEGVGFMLMGEDHFTGQEYHSVTELAEKGNRAGASKLLLDLVMEKGSGARRVMWESFVKLHHHLPKLSRILNEIWERGDSQFAYMDTERGLFEVPVHLKDVRRKHMETLRAQTETLRVNTILMREKVKVFQLVDRYAELTVISTVRDRRLVEHELLARGRDHEEWREEHLRRELEKIRTDQLFTRSFLQKFKRSVFGNKTGMSAAVAGVPGIGKTTMVQKIVYDWATGKIYQQFQFVFSFKFRDLNSINCRINLRELILDQYPYFGNSLREVWKNREGLLFIFDGLDEFKHNVDFADGQRDTEPKHQCPDPEWWCEVSDIVYSLIQGKLLPGCSVLVTTRPTALHLLEKADIGVRAEILGFVGEERKEYFFRHFEDQTVAEAVFKHVKENEILYTMSYNPSYCWILALALGPFFTQRVRDPQRVPKTITQLYSYYIYNILKNHGREIENPRDVLLRVGQMAFRGVSAKKIVFTDGDLINYNLQPSQFLSGFLMELLEREDSAQSVVYTFPHLTIQEFVAAVAQFLNPHPGDILKFLTEAHNMTDGRFGVFLRFVAGLSSPITTRGLEEFLGPFPHQTTCRVIDWVKEEVKRQSGNTRSEAGKRSLLNTLHYLFESQNRGLAQAALGSVETLSFSGMTLTPIDCAVLSHAIGLCDTIKQLDLENCHIQCEGIQRLGPGLHKCQELRLGENKLGDSGVKMVSAALRNLDCKIQTLGLDKVGLTDSGAEDLACALSTNPSLTELNLGFNKLGDSGVKLVSAALRNPECKIQKLWLGGVCLKDSGAEDLVSALSTNPSLTELDLGFNKLGDSGVKLVSAALRNPECKIQKLWLDSVGLTDSGAEDLASALSTNSSLTELELGLNSLTDRSVPALRRLILTLPSLEWIWLGNNEFSETGEKELRSLQEPRPGLTVTVGTSECVNIPARGMGSFWPIPRPPL, from the exons AGCGTGACTGAGCTGGCGGAGAAGGGAAACCGAGCGGGCGCTTCCAAACTCCTCCTGGATCTGGTGATGGAGAAGGGCTCCGGGgcccggagggtgatgtgggaatcctttgtgaAACTACACCACCATTTACCGAAGCTGAGCAGAATATTGAATGAAATATGGGAACGTG GTGACAGCCAGTTCGCCTACATGGACACTGAGCGGGGTTTATTTGAAGTGCCGGTGCATCTGAAGG ATGTTCGAAGGAAACACAtggagactctgcgggcacaaactgaaacactgagagtgaacaccatcctgatgagggagaaggtgaaggttttccagctggttgatcgatacgctgagctcacggtcatttctactgtccgagatcggagactggtggaacatgagctgctggcaagaggcagagaccacgaggagtggagagaggaacatcTCCGCAGAGAGCTGGAAAAAATCCGGACTGATCAATTATTTACGAGGAGTTTTCTGCAAAAATTTAAAAGATCTGTCTTTGGAAACAAAACAGGCATGTCcgcagcagtggccggagtcccgggaatcgggaaaacaacaatggtgcaaaagattgtttatgactgggccacggggaaaatataccaacaattccagtttgtcttcagtttcaaattccgagatttaaactccattaactgcagaataaacctgagggaactgattctggatcagtatccttactttgggaattccctgagagaggtctggaagaaccgGGAGGGATTACTGTTTATATTCGATGGATTGGATGAATTCAAACACAACGTCGACTTTGCTGACGGTCAGAGAGAtacagaacccaagcaccagtgcccagatcccgagtggtggtgtgaggtgtctgacattgtgtacagtttaatccagggcaagctgctcccagggtgttcagtgctggtgaccactcgccccactgcgttacatttattggaaaaggcaGACATCGGTGTccgggctgaaatcctgggatttgttggtgaggaacggaaggaatatttcttcaggcattttgaagatcagacggtggcagaagctgttttcaaacacgtgaaggagaacgagatcctgtacaccatgagctacaacccctcctactgctggatcctcgctctggcactgggccccttcttcacacaaagagtcagggacccgcagcgagttcccaagaccatcacccaactgtactcctactatatttacaacatcctgaaaaaccacggccgtgagattgagaacccccgtgatgtgttactcagggttggtcagatggccttcagaggagtgtccgcgaagaagattgtgtttacagatggagatttaatcaactacaatctgcagccttcccagttcctgtccgggttcctgatggagcttttggagagagaggattctgcccagagcgtggtgtacacattcccacacctcaccatccaagagtttgtagctgcagtcgcacaattcctgaatccacatcccggggatatcctgaaattcctcactgaagcccacaacatgacagatgggcgatttggggtatttctccgttttgttgctggtctctcctcTCCAATTACAACTCGtggcctggaggagtttctgggtccatttcctcatcaaacaacctgccgggtgattgactgggtgaaggaggaggttaaacgccagagtggaaacacaaggagtgaagctggtaaaaggagcctcctgaacacattgcactacctgtttgagtctcagaatcgtggactggctcaggccgcactgggatctgtggaaacactttcattcagtggaatgacactgaccccgattgactgcgcggtcctgtctcatgccatcggactctgtgatacaataaaacagcTCGACCTGGAGAActgccacattcagtgtgaaggaatccagcggctgggacccgggctgcacaagtgccaggAGTTGAG ACTTGGggagaataaactgggagattcaggagtgaaaatggtgtctgcggctctgaggaacctggactgtaaaatacagacactggg TCTGGACAaagtcggtctcacagattctggtgccgaggatctcgcctgcgctctcagtacaaacccatcactgacggagctgaaccTGGGTTTTAATAAActtggagattcaggagtgaaactggtgtctgcggctctaaggaacccggagtgtaaaatacagaaactgtg gctgggcGGTGTTTGTCTTAAAGactctggtgccgaggatctcgtctccgctctcagtacaaacccatcactgacggaacTGGACCTGGGTtttaataaactgggagattcaggagtgaaactggtgtctgcggctctgaggaacccggagtgtaaaatacagaaactgtg gctggacagtgtcggtctcacagattctggtgccgaggatctcgcctccgctctcagtacaaactcatcactgacggagctggagCTGGGATTAAATTCGCTGACAGAccgatctgtccccgctctccgccgcctcatactgaccctcccgagtcTGGAGTGGATCTG GCTGGGGAACAATGAGTTCAGTGAGACCGGGGAGAAGGAACTGAGATCTCTGCAGGAACCCAGACCCGGACTGACAGTGACCGTTGgaacatctgaatgtgtgaaCATCCCCGCCCGCGGGATGGGGTCATTTTGGCCGATTCCCCGCCCTCCCCTTTAA